A portion of the bacterium genome contains these proteins:
- the secE gene encoding preprotein translocase subunit SecE: MTWVQNGRSYFADVRTEFNKITWPGQREYVGGTVGVVVIVAFLTLVLALIDAGLTNVMELLLN, encoded by the coding sequence ATGACCTGGGTCCAGAACGGGCGAAGCTACTTCGCCGACGTCCGGACCGAGTTCAACAAGATCACCTGGCCCGGCCAGCGCGAGTACGTAGGGGGAACGGTGGGCGTCGTCGTGATCGTCGCCTTCCTGACACTGGTCCTCGCCCTGATCGATGCCGGACTGACGAACGTGATGGAGCTGCTCCTCAACTGA